The following are encoded together in the Mammaliicoccus vitulinus genome:
- a CDS encoding monovalent cation/H+ antiporter subunit B, protein MKENDVVLETISKIAIFIILTFGFYIFLAGHDNPGGGFIGGLVFSSAFILMFLAFDVETVVHSMPLDFRAVTIIGCLISIATGIIPMLFGHPMLTHEDGYMTLPLLGEIHLSSVTLFELGILLTVVGAVVTIMLAISGDNS, encoded by the coding sequence ATGAAAGAAAATGATGTTGTATTAGAAACAATATCCAAAATAGCCATTTTTATTATTTTGACGTTTGGATTTTATATTTTTCTTGCAGGTCACGATAACCCAGGTGGCGGATTTATAGGTGGACTTGTTTTTAGTTCAGCCTTTATCTTAATGTTTTTAGCTTTTGATGTTGAAACAGTTGTTCACTCGATGCCATTAGATTTTAGAGCAGTTACAATCATTGGTTGTTTAATTTCCATTGCAACAGGCATTATACCTATGTTGTTTGGACACCCAATGTTAACTCATGAAGATGGATATATGACATTGCCATTGTTAGGTGAAATTCATTTATCAAGTGTTACACTTTTTGAGCTCGGAATACTACTCACAGTAGTAGGGGCCGTTGTAACAATCATGCTTGCGATAAGTGGTGATAACAGTTGA
- a CDS encoding MarR family transcriptional regulator produces the protein MTDIFNQTIQEMIDYENKITNLKNDKRLSLVDFIILEEIFRAKEITIKEILSGKLTELETRPSNIGTNLAKLYRKGLIDKYRSNLDERKVYYYMDENHKALYKELVQDI, from the coding sequence ATGACAGATATATTTAACCAAACAATTCAAGAAATGATTGATTATGAAAATAAAATAACAAATTTAAAAAATGATAAGCGTTTATCATTAGTTGATTTCATTATATTAGAGGAAATATTTAGAGCAAAAGAAATTACAATAAAAGAAATACTCAGTGGTAAATTAACAGAGCTTGAGACTAGACCATCAAATATAGGTACAAATTTAGCGAAACTATATCGAAAAGGTTTAATTGATAAATATAGAAGTAATCTCGATGAAAGAAAAGTTTATTATTATATGGATGAAAATCATAAAGCGCTTTATAAAGAGTTAGTACAAGATATATAA
- a CDS encoding Na+/H+ antiporter subunit D: MNNLILIPLLVPLVTGLILFFFKERLTLTRRIAITSLTITTIITAWLLVEVSLNKALVINFGDWQPPFGIQFVGDELGLLFTTVSCFVVTVIIYFGFGKRERDANRYFLPSFILFLLTGVNGSFLTADIFNLYVMFEIMLLSSFVLLTLGQSIEQLRASIIYVVINVVSSWFFLMGVAYLYGTLGTLNFGHIAMRVSDSNQPTTVTLVAIIMIFVFGGKAALVLFMWLPKAYAALNTELAALFASLMTKVGVYALIRVMVLMFDEKPEVTHFLLYIMAIITMLIGCIGVLGFKDIKKIAAYQVILSIGFAVLGLSANNSDGISGAIFYVSHDMIIKTLLFLIIGTFVLLAGSRYYDQFGGLIKYYPSLGVIFFITILSIGGVPPFSGFPGKLLIIKGALENGYTIGVIVMILSSIIAMYSLLRVFLVMYFGREGTLQAKKVVLSKNKLYAMIILTIATVVLGVASQYVLNISELAAHFNMNEQSYIKEIIPNVEVEAK, encoded by the coding sequence ATGAATAATTTAATATTAATACCATTACTCGTTCCTTTAGTTACTGGATTAATACTGTTCTTCTTTAAAGAACGATTAACGTTAACAAGACGTATCGCGATAACAAGTTTAACCATTACGACTATAATAACCGCCTGGCTTTTAGTAGAAGTCAGTTTAAATAAAGCGTTAGTTATTAATTTTGGAGACTGGCAGCCACCTTTTGGTATACAGTTTGTTGGTGATGAACTAGGTCTTCTGTTCACGACTGTTTCTTGTTTTGTCGTTACAGTGATCATTTATTTTGGTTTTGGTAAACGAGAAAGAGATGCGAATAGATACTTTTTACCTTCGTTTATACTGTTTTTACTAACTGGTGTAAATGGTAGTTTTCTAACAGCAGATATATTTAATTTATATGTCATGTTTGAAATTATGCTCTTGTCTTCATTTGTGTTATTAACACTGGGACAATCGATTGAGCAATTGAGAGCGAGTATAATCTACGTTGTCATTAATGTTGTAAGCTCATGGTTCTTCTTAATGGGCGTTGCATATTTATATGGAACATTAGGTACGCTCAATTTCGGACATATTGCGATGAGGGTTAGTGACAGTAATCAGCCGACGACTGTCACTTTAGTAGCAATTATTATGATATTTGTCTTCGGTGGTAAAGCTGCGCTCGTATTGTTTATGTGGTTACCAAAAGCATATGCTGCATTAAATACAGAGTTAGCTGCATTGTTTGCGAGTCTTATGACAAAAGTTGGTGTATATGCACTAATTAGAGTTATGGTACTCATGTTCGATGAAAAGCCTGAAGTGACGCATTTCTTATTATATATAATGGCAATTATTACGATGCTTATTGGATGTATTGGTGTATTAGGATTTAAAGATATTAAGAAGATTGCAGCATACCAAGTTATTCTGTCGATAGGTTTTGCAGTACTTGGCTTAAGTGCAAATAATAGTGATGGTATATCTGGCGCTATATTTTATGTCAGTCATGATATGATTATCAAAACTTTATTATTTTTAATCATTGGTACATTTGTATTGTTAGCTGGATCTAGATATTATGACCAATTTGGTGGTTTAATTAAATACTATCCGAGTTTAGGTGTCATATTCTTTATTACAATATTATCAATTGGTGGTGTACCGCCGTTTAGTGGATTTCCTGGGAAATTATTAATCATAAAAGGTGCATTAGAGAATGGATATACAATAGGTGTTATCGTGATGATACTCTCAAGTATAATCGCTATGTACAGCTTGCTCAGAGTATTTTTAGTCATGTATTTCGGACGAGAAGGTACGCTACAAGCAAAGAAAGTTGTATTATCTAAAAATAAATTATATGCCATGATTATATTGACGATTGCAACAGTTGTG
- a CDS encoding Na(+)/H(+) antiporter subunit C, protein MNLILVIIIGVLTFVGTYMILSKNLIRIVIGTAIYTHVANLMILSMSEFGGNNVPLINGEGKDYVDPLPQALILTAIVIGFAVTAFLLVLVYRTFKLTKVNRIEALRGEDEDVDE, encoded by the coding sequence TTGAATTTAATACTTGTAATTATAATAGGCGTTTTGACATTTGTCGGAACATACATGATTTTATCTAAGAACTTAATTCGAATTGTTATCGGAACAGCAATTTATACACACGTAGCAAACTTAATGATTTTATCAATGAGCGAATTTGGCGGGAATAATGTCCCCCTTATAAATGGAGAAGGCAAAGATTATGTCGATCCTTTACCTCAAGCATTAATATTAACGGCAATCGTTATTGGTTTTGCTGTTACAGCATTTTTATTAGTGCTTGTTTATAGAACATTTAAGTTAACGAAAGTGAACAGAATAGAGGCGTTACGCGGTGAGGATGAAGATGTAGATGAATAA
- a CDS encoding HTH domain-containing protein: MAKANEKNYAERIQNVSNKYELDDKQLRKLLNLPKEKYELLLHGNQGVLTDVQRNEIGKRLNYFEAIGENKDALKYSKYYIEKTLKKEYNLTNKSIAKLCNVKKKTVKNLLNNKKIDRKEERNLILNILQLYETLKSVN; the protein is encoded by the coding sequence ATGGCAAAGGCTAATGAAAAAAATTATGCTGAAAGAATACAGAACGTTTCAAATAAATACGAATTAGACGACAAGCAATTACGAAAGCTATTAAATCTGCCAAAAGAAAAGTACGAATTACTATTACATGGTAATCAAGGCGTATTAACAGATGTACAAAGAAATGAGATTGGAAAAAGACTCAACTATTTTGAGGCGATTGGAGAAAATAAAGACGCATTAAAATACTCTAAGTACTATATTGAAAAAACATTGAAAAAAGAGTATAATTTAACTAATAAATCTATTGCCAAATTATGTAATGTAAAGAAAAAAACAGTAAAAAATTTATTAAATAATAAAAAAATTGATCGTAAAGAAGAGAGAAATCTCATATTAAATATTCTTCAACTCTATGAAACTTTAAAATCAGTCAACTAA
- a CDS encoding DUF4040 family protein, producing MALVWLFFMIIVVMSIVLMTMNTKFSRFAGWLSLIAPLLSSIYFISKIKYIYNGNSVTYFKEWIPIIDVNLDLRLDGLSLIFALLISLIGAGVFLYAIYYLSHEKDNLPRFYTYLLMFMLAMLGVVLSNNTILLYTFWELTSISSFLLISYWYQREKSQEGALKSFLITVFGGMAMLVGLILLYSITGTNTITEQVGMADKIFESPWFVLAVILILLGAFTKSAQFPFHIWLPDAMEAPTPVSAYLHSATMVKAGLYLLLRFTPIIGQSEWVVYTVVTIGLITLLVGSFFAVNKKDLKAMLAYSTISQLGMIMTMIGLGLLALNNGFKADNEIFLASLFAAIFHLINHAIFKSVLFMGVGIIDHETGTRDVNKLGGLRTIMPITAVVMTISALSMAGIPLFNGFLSKEKFFTSLVETGHTDIFNQTMSIVMITAGFVGSIFTFVYCMKLIKEPFFGKIKQEQLPKVPRHDGGGLLIAPFIIVLFVPVIFFVPNVLGEYLIGPALRDIFHDDQIMNHIPHIKAWHGFTVELFLTIGIYIIGILLVLLPKWNVIYSKISKQFEINTLYSQGMRLLDRVSTLLIQGIMNNKLNQYLHIIYVIFFVIIGYGIYQVGIYDIAYYHITEASTFEIIILINIVITATALMFIRERMTMTILNGVIGYSIAVVFIFMKAPDLALTQLVIETITTVLFLLVFYHLPNVQKDNPNVLSEFIKLAISLLMAVFVVIFVIMMQQDSLFDKISYYYANADELAGVKNIVNGILGDFRALDTMLEGIVILIAGLGIYTLVKFKIRKGEPNERK from the coding sequence ATGGCTTTAGTATGGCTGTTTTTCATGATTATAGTTGTAATGTCAATAGTTCTTATGACTATGAATACAAAGTTTAGTCGATTTGCAGGTTGGCTAAGTTTAATTGCTCCATTACTTAGTTCCATTTATTTCATTAGTAAAATTAAGTATATCTACAATGGTAATTCAGTTACATATTTTAAAGAATGGATACCTATTATAGATGTTAACTTAGATTTACGACTAGATGGTTTATCTTTAATTTTTGCACTTCTTATTTCATTAATAGGTGCGGGTGTCTTCCTTTACGCTATTTACTATTTATCCCATGAAAAAGACAATCTCCCAAGGTTCTATACGTATTTATTAATGTTTATGTTAGCAATGTTAGGTGTAGTACTTTCTAATAACACAATTTTATTATATACATTTTGGGAATTAACGAGTATTTCATCATTCTTACTTATTTCATATTGGTATCAGCGCGAAAAAAGTCAAGAAGGCGCTTTGAAATCATTTTTAATTACTGTTTTCGGTGGAATGGCTATGTTAGTAGGTTTAATTCTGCTATATAGTATTACGGGTACGAATACAATTACTGAACAAGTAGGTATGGCAGATAAAATTTTTGAATCGCCATGGTTTGTACTTGCAGTCATTTTAATCTTACTCGGCGCATTTACGAAATCAGCACAGTTTCCATTCCATATTTGGTTACCGGATGCTATGGAAGCACCGACACCAGTGAGTGCTTATTTGCATTCAGCGACTATGGTTAAAGCAGGTTTATATTTACTATTAAGATTTACACCAATTATTGGTCAGAGTGAATGGGTTGTATACACGGTCGTTACGATTGGGCTTATAACGTTATTGGTAGGATCATTCTTTGCAGTAAATAAGAAAGACTTAAAAGCAATGCTAGCTTATTCTACAATCAGTCAGCTCGGTATGATTATGACGATGATTGGATTAGGACTACTTGCTTTAAATAATGGTTTTAAAGCGGATAATGAAATATTTTTAGCAAGTTTATTTGCAGCGATATTCCACTTAATTAATCACGCTATTTTCAAAAGTGTACTCTTTATGGGCGTCGGAATTATTGACCATGAAACAGGCACGAGAGATGTTAACAAGCTCGGCGGATTACGAACAATTATGCCAATAACAGCAGTTGTCATGACGATAAGTGCGCTATCAATGGCTGGTATTCCTTTGTTTAATGGATTTTTAAGTAAAGAGAAATTTTTTACCAGTTTAGTTGAAACGGGACATACAGATATATTTAATCAAACAATGTCGATTGTTATGATAACAGCAGGTTTTGTAGGAAGTATTTTCACATTTGTATATTGTATGAAGCTAATCAAAGAACCATTCTTTGGGAAAATTAAACAAGAACAATTACCTAAAGTACCTCGTCACGATGGTGGTGGACTATTAATCGCACCATTTATCATTGTGTTGTTTGTTCCGGTTATATTCTTTGTGCCTAATGTGTTAGGAGAGTATTTAATTGGTCCAGCATTGAGAGATATATTCCATGACGATCAAATTATGAATCATATACCTCATATTAAAGCGTGGCATGGTTTCACAGTAGAATTATTCTTAACGATAGGTATTTATATTATAGGTATATTACTAGTACTCTTGCCTAAGTGGAACGTGATTTATAGTAAGATTTCTAAACAATTTGAAATTAATACACTTTATTCACAAGGTATGAGACTACTAGATCGCGTAAGTACGCTTTTGATTCAAGGTATTATGAATAATAAATTGAATCAATATTTACACATTATATACGTCATATTCTTTGTCATAATAGGATATGGTATTTATCAAGTGGGCATTTATGATATTGCTTATTATCATATTACGGAAGCTTCTACATTTGAAATTATTATATTAATTAATATCGTCATTACTGCGACAGCATTGATGTTTATACGTGAAAGAATGACGATGACTATATTAAATGGTGTCATTGGTTATTCTATCGCAGTTGTATTTATATTTATGAAAGCACCAGATTTAGCATTAACACAACTCGTTATTGAAACAATTACAACAGTATTGTTTTTATTAGTATTTTATCATTTGCCAAACGTACAAAAAGACAATCCAAATGTCTTAAGTGAATTCATTAAATTGGCGATTTCATTATTAATGGCTGTGTTTGTCGTAATCTTCGTGATTATGATGCAACAAGATAGTCTGTTCGATAAAATTTCTTACTATTATGCAAATGCAGATGAATTAGCAGGTGTTAAAAACATCGTAAATGGTATACTCGGTGACTTTAGAGCGCTAGATACAATGTTAGAAGGCATTGTTATATTGATTGCTGGATTAGGTATATACACACTAGTTAAATTTAAGATAAGAAAGGGTGAGCCTAATGAAAGAAAATGA
- a CDS encoding AraC family transcriptional regulator translates to MYNYKITIHKESIINPKKLGFGALCFILEGKAELTLNHTSYIFNVGDLFYLQDNDNYLPIINKGLVAILHISYSTMESLSGEEAFVFKIPKTTKTNELNRYKHQLKDLFIRCLLADLTNVKIRRSHYVVEIYKIMYERFRVDTKNYGHIEIELSSLIYKVKQYIDHHYQDRLSLNSVASQFYISPEHLSREFSKQMGTTFIQYLKETRLFQATYALLFTQFKIEQIANSHGFSSYHNFNRQFKDQFHVTPNQYRLQYKLHKEKKENEIISKDYKASLIEKLQKMMHNKSLVHEYKKLSLNDIPLKTLVAHHKTYLHIGDVYDFYTPFLKEILVNVEKMIQTPIIVIHCSLKKFFNDDQTNHYKQNLAFCLSMFSDTRIIPSIKIYDIDLDDPNIKTNWHELIDIIHNYFYNKNGEIFFDVNYEKVYQMIPQIRETKERLQDIKIMLNAPNPFEYVYEDLEVDIAQFKDIDGFTLSYNFNDLYDLDEMNNYDIAKITNQYTEQLIQNMAYLKSHDKEVIPIEWNVLNGDTYSSSDFYFNASIMLKHLLSITNYISGTGFWLMEESSNKYASIKQPLSLYLKYHCKSPTNYLLTILGHFNGHQFYEGPNYIKFEIHNKIFYLLFNYELYHPHDINYQNNIGIILPFRDIPFDKFRITKITFDQDNGNIFKAIRKLDHNDGNLDYLNTVLLDRYCSPDIQMADYNSNNIEETYYVKTNGVKLLIVQNRS, encoded by the coding sequence TTGTATAATTATAAGATTACAATACATAAAGAGAGTATTATTAACCCTAAAAAGTTAGGATTTGGCGCATTATGTTTCATTCTTGAAGGTAAAGCTGAACTAACATTAAATCATACGAGCTATATTTTTAACGTCGGTGATTTATTCTACTTACAAGATAATGATAACTATTTACCTATTATCAACAAAGGTTTAGTTGCCATTCTTCATATTAGTTACTCAACGATGGAAAGCTTAAGTGGCGAGGAAGCTTTTGTCTTTAAAATTCCTAAAACAACCAAGACAAACGAATTGAATAGATACAAACATCAACTTAAAGATTTGTTTATTAGGTGTCTTTTAGCTGACTTAACTAACGTGAAAATTAGACGTAGTCATTATGTTGTAGAAATATATAAAATTATGTATGAACGATTTAGAGTGGACACTAAAAATTATGGACATATCGAAATAGAATTAAGCAGTCTTATTTATAAAGTGAAACAATATATTGATCATCATTACCAAGATAGACTTTCGCTAAATAGTGTAGCAAGCCAGTTTTATATTTCTCCCGAGCATTTATCAAGAGAATTTTCGAAACAAATGGGCACTACATTTATTCAATATTTAAAAGAAACAAGGTTATTCCAAGCTACTTACGCTTTATTGTTCACGCAATTTAAGATTGAACAAATTGCCAATAGTCATGGTTTCTCAAGTTACCATAACTTTAATCGACAATTTAAAGATCAGTTTCATGTAACGCCAAATCAATACAGGTTGCAATATAAGCTGCACAAAGAAAAAAAGGAAAACGAAATAATCTCCAAAGATTATAAAGCATCCCTCATTGAAAAATTACAAAAAATGATGCACAATAAATCGCTCGTTCATGAGTATAAAAAATTATCATTAAATGATATTCCACTTAAGACTTTAGTCGCGCATCATAAGACGTATTTACATATTGGTGATGTTTATGATTTCTACACACCTTTTCTCAAAGAAATTTTAGTGAATGTTGAGAAGATGATCCAAACACCTATCATTGTTATTCATTGTTCATTGAAAAAATTCTTTAATGACGATCAGACAAATCATTATAAACAGAATTTAGCATTTTGTTTAAGTATGTTCTCAGATACTCGTATCATTCCTTCAATAAAGATTTACGATATTGATTTGGACGATCCTAATATTAAAACGAATTGGCATGAACTGATAGATATCATACATAACTACTTTTATAATAAAAACGGAGAAATTTTCTTTGATGTGAACTATGAAAAAGTTTATCAGATGATACCTCAAATAAGAGAAACAAAAGAGAGACTTCAAGATATAAAAATTATGCTAAATGCTCCGAATCCATTCGAATATGTTTATGAAGATTTGGAAGTAGATATAGCGCAATTTAAAGACATAGACGGCTTTACTTTAAGTTATAATTTTAATGATTTATATGATTTAGATGAAATGAATAACTATGATATTGCTAAAATCACAAATCAATATACAGAACAATTGATTCAAAACATGGCATATTTAAAGTCTCATGATAAAGAAGTGATTCCGATAGAATGGAATGTTTTAAATGGCGACACATATTCAAGCAGTGACTTTTATTTTAATGCGTCAATCATGTTAAAACATTTATTAAGTATTACGAACTATATTTCAGGAACTGGGTTCTGGCTGATGGAAGAGTCATCCAATAAATATGCATCCATTAAACAACCGCTATCGTTATACTTAAAATACCATTGTAAAAGTCCTACAAATTACTTGTTAACGATATTGGGTCATTTTAATGGGCATCAATTTTATGAAGGACCGAATTACATTAAATTTGAAATACACAACAAAATATTTTATTTATTATTCAATTATGAACTTTATCACCCTCATGATATCAATTATCAAAATAATATAGGTATTATTTTACCTTTTCGAGATATACCATTCGATAAGTTTAGAATTACGAAAATTACTTTTGACCAAGATAATGGAAACATATTTAAAGCAATTAGAAAATTAGATCACAATGACGGCAATTTAGATTACTTGAATACCGTTTTATTAGATAGATATTGCTCCCCTGATATTCAAATGGCTGATTATAACAGTAACAATATAGAGGAAACATACTATGTAAAAACAAATGGCGTAAAATTACTAATCGTCCAAAATAGAAGCTAA
- a CDS encoding DUF2922 domain-containing protein codes for MRRVLELTFKTSTEKTFTLQIQNPKADLTKDIVEQAMNKIMKLNLFDLSKGELVSIHSAQYIERSTRPLIK; via the coding sequence ATGAGAAGAGTATTAGAACTAACATTTAAAACATCAACTGAAAAAACATTTACACTTCAAATCCAAAACCCTAAAGCGGATTTAACAAAAGATATTGTTGAACAAGCGATGAATAAAATCATGAAACTAAACTTATTTGATTTATCAAAAGGCGAATTAGTTTCAATCCATTCAGCACAGTATATTGAACGTAGTACTCGCCCACTTATTAAATAA
- a CDS encoding tyrosine-type recombinase/integrase: MQQVSPIKNKNDIRAMYEVLKSHSERDYLLFSLAIHTGMKVNKLLNITVEDLLDEDNDIKNNWINDEEDLIKVVIPLHLRSSLSSFIKDEGLKRDDFVFMSIKTKKQLSRQQAYRIIHVAAEEVGLKNIGLYSLRKTFAYHAFKSGVSVSIIQKYLGHQSLLETLKFIDVTTIKKETTIELNI, encoded by the coding sequence ATGCAACAAGTATCTCCAATTAAGAATAAAAATGATATAAGAGCGATGTATGAAGTGCTTAAATCTCATAGTGAAAGAGACTATTTATTGTTTAGTTTAGCTATTCATACTGGAATGAAAGTAAATAAATTATTGAACATAACAGTTGAGGATTTATTAGATGAAGATAATGATATTAAAAATAATTGGATAAATGATGAGGAAGACTTAATCAAAGTTGTTATACCTCTACATTTAAGATCAAGTTTGTCATCTTTTATAAAAGATGAAGGGCTTAAAAGAGATGACTTTGTCTTTATGTCCATCAAAACGAAAAAACAACTATCGAGGCAACAAGCTTATAGAATTATTCATGTGGCTGCTGAAGAAGTAGGTTTGAAAAATATTGGTTTGTACTCTTTAAGAAAGACTTTTGCATATCATGCATTCAAATCAGGCGTTTCAGTCTCTATTATTCAAAAGTATCTTGGTCATCAATCTTTATTAGAAACGCTAAAATTTATTGATGTCACAACAATAAAAAAAGAAACAACAATAGAACTTAATATATAA
- a CDS encoding LCP family protein produces MANQYERSTKKPKSAAFKIVTTIVIILLLAFLIVLAFFVYKFFALGNSIHNPLDRDKSELRKKAVDVNGDPISIALFGIDSDSTRAADGGGERSDSIVLLSINPDKKKTVMVSIPRDTRAEIVGQGSVEKINHAYAYGGPKMAINSLEKLMNVPVDHYASINMDGVKELVDQAGGVTVTSNATFTVKGNSYVKGQKYKLNGEEALAFIRSRKEDGAGGDFGRQERQQLVIQALANELVSVGSLPKINQIFDTLGDNVQTDLKISQINSLRSKYSDALDNVDRNQLEGQDAILDDGLYYFVPSDASKKEVVDNYRSNLELD; encoded by the coding sequence GTGGCAAATCAATATGAGCGTTCGACGAAAAAACCAAAGTCAGCAGCCTTTAAAATAGTTACGACAATAGTAATTATTTTATTATTAGCCTTCTTAATAGTGTTGGCATTTTTTGTATATAAATTTTTTGCATTAGGGAATTCAATACATAATCCATTAGACAGAGATAAATCAGAATTACGAAAGAAAGCTGTCGATGTTAACGGTGACCCGATATCGATTGCTTTATTTGGAATAGATTCAGACTCTACTAGAGCAGCTGATGGTGGGGGAGAAAGATCGGATTCAATCGTATTATTATCAATCAATCCCGATAAGAAAAAGACTGTTATGGTAAGTATTCCAAGAGATACAAGAGCAGAAATAGTAGGACAAGGTTCTGTTGAAAAAATTAACCATGCATACGCATATGGTGGTCCTAAAATGGCGATTAATTCATTAGAGAAACTTATGAATGTTCCAGTTGACCATTATGCATCTATTAATATGGATGGTGTTAAAGAATTAGTAGACCAAGCTGGAGGCGTAACAGTTACAAGTAATGCAACGTTTACAGTAAAAGGAAACTCTTATGTTAAAGGACAAAAATATAAGCTTAATGGCGAAGAAGCATTAGCGTTTATTAGAAGTAGAAAAGAAGACGGCGCTGGAGGAGACTTTGGTAGACAAGAACGTCAACAACTTGTTATTCAAGCATTAGCGAACGAACTCGTTAGTGTTGGTTCATTACCAAAAATCAATCAAATCTTTGATACTTTAGGTGATAATGTTCAAACAGACTTGAAGATTTCTCAAATAAATAGTTTGAGATCAAAATATAGCGACGCATTAGATAATGTCGATAGAAATCAATTAGAAGGACAAGATGCAATTCTAGATGATGGATTATATTACTTCGTACCTAGTGATGCTAGTAAAAAAGAAGTTGTTGATAATTATCGTTCAAACTTAGAACTAGATTAA